One Cellulosimicrobium protaetiae genomic region harbors:
- a CDS encoding ABC transporter substrate-binding protein, translating into MLSSRRPARRPLAALAALAATASLVLAGCSAGTTSGAGSEPSADPGATATETAAERVVATDQGDVTVPTDPQRVVVLNHALAGYLYALDVPVLAVVPEVTDDPDPKFSEFWAEEAEADGTELIEWSADGYNLEAILALEPDLIVGGGWGFPLKQATDVYDGLSQIAPTVLVSGTYTTWQEQFAFLAQDVLDDTATYDELVAGYDDRVAEVADAITVPEGETAFLALTSEGKTFALIEGTALPNTFTELGFAIQPVQEQTGAEPYTPGGDMFEVSAEQVTSVVTAPNVFVIGFNGAEVDFDALAADPVYAGLPSFAAGAAHELPTWTIRGDFHEAMALLDVVEEQFS; encoded by the coding sequence ATGCTGTCGTCACGTCGCCCCGCCCGCCGTCCGCTCGCCGCGCTGGCCGCGCTCGCCGCCACCGCGTCGCTCGTGCTGGCGGGCTGCTCCGCCGGCACGACGTCCGGCGCGGGCTCCGAGCCCTCCGCCGACCCCGGTGCGACCGCCACCGAGACCGCCGCCGAGCGGGTCGTGGCGACCGACCAGGGTGACGTCACCGTCCCGACCGACCCGCAGCGCGTCGTCGTGCTCAACCACGCCCTCGCCGGGTACCTGTACGCGCTCGACGTCCCCGTGCTCGCGGTCGTGCCCGAGGTGACGGACGACCCCGACCCGAAGTTCTCCGAGTTCTGGGCGGAGGAGGCCGAGGCCGACGGCACCGAGCTCATCGAGTGGAGCGCGGACGGCTACAACCTCGAGGCGATCCTCGCCCTGGAGCCGGACCTCATCGTGGGCGGCGGGTGGGGCTTCCCGCTCAAGCAGGCCACCGACGTCTACGACGGCCTGAGCCAGATCGCCCCGACCGTCCTCGTGAGCGGCACGTACACGACGTGGCAGGAGCAGTTCGCGTTCCTCGCGCAGGACGTGCTCGACGACACCGCGACGTACGACGAGCTCGTGGCCGGGTACGACGACCGGGTCGCCGAGGTCGCCGACGCCATCACCGTCCCGGAGGGCGAGACGGCGTTCCTCGCGCTGACGTCGGAGGGCAAGACGTTCGCGCTCATCGAGGGGACGGCACTGCCGAACACGTTCACGGAGCTCGGCTTCGCGATCCAGCCGGTCCAGGAGCAGACCGGCGCCGAGCCGTACACGCCGGGCGGCGACATGTTCGAGGTGTCGGCCGAGCAGGTGACGTCGGTGGTCACGGCGCCGAACGTCTTCGTCATCGGGTTCAACGGCGCGGAGGTCGACTTCGACGCGCTCGCCGCCGACCCGGTGTACGCGGGGCTGCCGTCGTTCGCGGCCGGCGCGGCGCACGAGCTGCCCACGTGGACGATCCGCGGCGACTTCCACGAGGCCATGGCCCTGCTCGACGTCGTCGAGGAGCAGTTCTCCTGA
- a CDS encoding helix-turn-helix domain-containing protein, with product MTPTALGAVVPGNSIRFLGHDTHEHDEPHLVHVVAGTAKLVVDGAALTLRAHENLWLAPHVPHSMRLPGESMALGPVLSPGVEPPSRVHRLGVVPAITSVLTAVMCASPATPEQVVPFRAALEDVLRGLAGDYFALTLPVHPVARAVAEDARRGAATLDELADRRRASARHVQRLFVEETGLAFGRWRTRAHLNLAVARLRGGSHLDAAARAAGYASRAGLLRALSRETGISVADLARDPVTALAAPRVEDAGGRLVAASA from the coding sequence GTGACCCCCACCGCGCTGGGCGCCGTCGTCCCCGGGAACTCCATCCGGTTCCTCGGCCACGACACGCACGAGCACGACGAGCCGCACCTCGTCCACGTCGTGGCCGGGACCGCGAAGCTCGTCGTCGACGGCGCGGCCCTCACCCTGCGGGCGCACGAGAACCTGTGGCTCGCCCCGCACGTGCCGCACTCGATGCGCCTGCCCGGAGAGTCGATGGCGCTCGGGCCCGTCCTCTCGCCCGGCGTCGAGCCGCCCTCGCGCGTCCACCGGCTCGGCGTCGTGCCGGCGATCACGTCGGTGCTCACGGCCGTGATGTGCGCCTCCCCGGCGACGCCCGAGCAGGTCGTGCCGTTCCGCGCCGCGCTCGAGGACGTCCTGCGGGGCCTCGCGGGCGACTACTTCGCCCTGACCCTGCCCGTGCACCCCGTCGCCCGGGCCGTGGCCGAGGACGCGCGCCGCGGTGCCGCGACCCTCGACGAGCTCGCCGACCGGCGGCGCGCCAGCGCGCGGCACGTCCAGCGCCTCTTCGTCGAGGAGACCGGGCTCGCCTTCGGCCGGTGGCGCACTCGTGCCCACCTCAACCTGGCCGTCGCCCGCCTGCGGGGCGGGTCGCACCTCGACGCCGCGGCCCGTGCCGCGGGCTACGCCTCGCGCGCCGGGCTGCTGCGAGCCCTGAGCCGAGAGACCGGGATCTCCGTCGCGGACCTGGCGCGCGACCCGGTCACGGCGCTCGCCGCCCCGCGCGTCGAGGACGCGGGCGGGCGGCTGGTGGCAGCGAGCGCCTGA
- a CDS encoding dihydrofolate reductase family protein — protein MATVVAGAAVSLDGFVQDAHGSIEALYADFEELGRSAYLRALQERTGAVLMGRRTYDMAPDPDGYADGYEFQVPIFVVTHTPPPVAPKRNDRLWVTFVTDGVASAVRQACAAAGDLDVTFIGGADLFHQLWAAGLVDELAVEVMPVLLGDGVRLFDGDAPAALEKVSVEEVGVRTALRYRVVRPSTNPQGTQE, from the coding sequence ATGGCCACGGTGGTCGCAGGCGCGGCGGTGTCGCTCGACGGCTTCGTCCAGGACGCCCACGGGAGCATCGAGGCGCTCTACGCGGACTTCGAGGAGCTGGGGCGCAGCGCGTACCTGCGGGCGCTCCAGGAGCGGACCGGCGCCGTCCTCATGGGCCGGCGCACGTACGACATGGCCCCGGACCCCGACGGCTACGCGGACGGCTACGAGTTCCAGGTGCCGATCTTCGTCGTCACGCACACGCCGCCACCGGTCGCCCCGAAGCGCAACGATCGACTCTGGGTCACGTTCGTCACCGATGGCGTCGCCTCGGCCGTCCGGCAGGCGTGCGCGGCCGCGGGCGACCTCGACGTGACGTTCATCGGGGGTGCCGACCTGTTCCACCAGCTCTGGGCCGCGGGGCTCGTCGACGAGCTCGCGGTGGAGGTCATGCCGGTCCTGCTCGGCGACGGCGTGCGCCTGTTCGACGGCGACGCGCCGGCGGCGCTGGAGAAGGTGAGCGTCGAGGAGGTCGGCGTGCGCACCGCCCTGCGCTACCGGGTCGTCCGACCGTCCACGAACCCGCAGGGCACGCAGGAGTAG